Below is a genomic region from Desulfobacter sp..
AAGGCGGCATTGATGATGTCCATCTCATCCTGGAACTGGGCATAGGTCTCTTCCAAATATTGGCCGCCAATGATGACGGGGCTGTCCTTAAGGGTGCCGGGAACAATCAAATCCATGGTGATATTGGTAAAAGGGGTTTGAAACCCGACCCGGGTGGGGATATTGATGTTGAATACAAATTCCTGAAGGGCCTGTTTGACCTCTTTGTAGCTTAGGTTGTCATGTCTGACAAAAGGGGCCAAAAGGGTGTCAAAATTGGACATGGCCTGGGCCCCTGCAGCCTCTCCCTGGAGGGTGTAAAAGAAATTGACAACCTGTCCCAGTGCGCTTCTGAAATGCTTGGGCGGAGAGGATTCCACTTTTCCAGCCACCCCTTTGAACCCTTCAACCAGAAGGTCCTGGAGGTCCCAGCCCACACAATACACAGACAAGAGGCTTAGATCGTGGATGTGAATATCACCGCTGTAGTGGGCATCCCGGATTGCAGGCGGGTAAATGCGGTTGAGCCAGTATTCTGCGGTAATGTCCGAAGAGATGTAATTGTTCAGGCCCTGGAGGGAATAGCTCATATTGGAGTTCTCTTTGACCTTCCAGTCCATGCGGCTGATATAGGATTCCATGAGGCCGACGTTCTCGTCAATGGCAATTTTACGGATCTGGTTGTGCTGTTCCCGGTAGATAATATAGGCTTTGGCAGTCTTATAAAAGGGGGAGTCTAGCAGGACCCGTTCCACAATATCCTGAACTTCCTCTACTTCCGGAACAGAGCCCAACTGAAGGTCGCGTGCCAGGGTCAGCACTCGCATGGTCATTTTTTTGGCATCCCTGCCGTTGAATTCTCCGGTTGCCTCACCTGCCTTTACCAGGGCATTGGTGATCTTGGAAGAATTAAATTGCGCAACCCGTCCGTCACGTTTTTTGATCTGCTCAAACATGTACCCACCTCTTGAAATCTGATTGAAATTAGCATATCTTGTTGTCTGTGCCGCCGGAAACATTATCGTGGACGTTCCGGGCAGGCCTCAGATCTATCGCAATATATAGTTGGCTGTCAAGAGAAAAAAGCTATATATTGTGGTTTCAACCTAACACCCTGGAAATGCAATGCAACTGGATCAAAACCCTTTTTTTAGAAAAGCCATCGTGCCCTGGTATGACGCAAGTTTTGCCTGCTGGACCCTGATCTGGGCCATGGTGATTGTGTTTGGATTCTCTTTGGGCGGCATCTGGGTGGTCAGCACCACCCCTGAATTTTCAATGCACATCTGGTTTCCCTGTATGCTGGCAGGATTGTCCGGATTTTTGGCTCTGAAGGTGTATTTGCGGTTGCAGGCCAGGGCCGGAAACGATTAGATTTATCCCCTGAATCCCTGGACCACTTCAATGAGGTGGTGGAGAATTTTAGCCGTCACCCCCCAGATCACCACATCTTCGTAAGGATAGGTCAATTTCATGATACTGGGCTGGCGCCCGGCATAGCCTTTTTCTTTGTGAATTGTTTCAAGCAGGGCAAAGGGAATTTTAAAGACCCTGGAAATTTCTTCCCGGTCAAAACAAATCTGGTCCTTTTGATTCCATATTCCGGTAAATGCCTGGATATCCTTGTTGTTCAGGGTCTGAAAATGCCCGATGGATCCTGTGACCGCAACATTGTCGGCAATGATACCCATCTCTTCATTCAGCTCCCTTAGGGCGGTCGCCTTTGGGGAGGCATCCTTTTTGTCCACATGCCCCCCTGGAAACGCCATCTGGTTTCTCCAGGGATAGCCTTGGGTATCTGCCTTCTGGATAAAGAGAAGACTGGGGTCTGAATTGAATAAAAACAGGGCCATTACAGAGGTGGGCTGGTAAAGTTCAGGGTCCGGGGGCAGGGGGTGGTCTGCCGTCTCAATGGCGGATTGAATTTGTTTTGTACATCTTGCCTGGTCCATGGGCCTCCGATTCAAGAATTTAGGCTCATAAAATACATCTGATCCTTTTTCTTGTCAAACGCCGGGCAGATGATCCTTTAAATTGTTGGCTGATCTGCCCTTTTTTTCTTGACCCGTCTGATCGTAATTGATTATTGATAGGAATCATAAGGTTTCATTTCTTTTTTCCGACGATCAATACCTTATTTTCTTTTTAGTGGAGGTTCTTGATGAATTTGATAAAAATTCTTTCAAAAGTCAATCAGATAGAAAAAATTTCTTTTTTAAAAATTCTGGATAAATTCTGCGAGGAAAACAGAGATAAGAATCCTAAAATAGATAAAATCCTCACTGAGAGTGACAACATGCTGAAAAAGGCTGAAGACTCAAGCATCGTTCAGTTGTTTAGCCTGTTAAGGGATGAATATATGAAGCATCTTGAAACAGGCATAATCTTCAGCAACCATCAATTGGATATCGTTGTGGAAATCTTTGTTCGGGATGGAAACCAAATGATGTCTAAAGATTGGTTTTCAAAACTCTATAAACAATCATTATCTTCTTTGAAAAAGCATATAAAGCGGATAACTTCTGAGATTGCAAAAGAAAAAAGTGAGCTTGGGCCTGAAAAACGAAGAGATTATAAAATATATCAAAGTTGTGTGAAAACAGCCTTTACCAATGACATTCAAAATAATAGGGAAGAGCGCATTTCATGGTCTGAAAGAACCATCCTTCATACATTATCCACAAAACTCGGGCTTTTGCGAGAAGAAGAAAAATCAATTAGATATTCTGTTGTACCACCTGAAAGGCATGAGATAGATGAAATAATTACGGAATTAAAAGAAACAGGTATTATTTTTTTTAATCGGAAAACAAACACAATATTTGTGACGGATGAAATTATTTACCTGTTAAGAAAGATATTGGGCATTGAACTTCCTAATAAATATTTGCGTAGGATTCTTAAACATTTGAAAGATCCAGAAATAAATCTCATTGCGCGACACTATAACCTGGGCGCATTCCTATTTTCCCGGTTTTAAAAAGGCCTGTCTTTTAGAGCAAAAAGAATGATATCCTCTGTTACGCTGAAATGAACATAAATGGATTGTGCTAATGAAGAAAGCTGAAGATTGTAATACTGTTGATGAAGTCCTTGCATGCCTCAAAGAACTGGAAGAAGATCCAAATCGCTTGGTTCGTAACGCTAACGAATTAGAACAGATGGAGCAGGAAATCCTTGAGTATACAAATCGGATAAGCGCCTTTTTTTTAAAAAAAAGATCCAGGCCTCAGTAGATTCCTCTGAACAGGTCGACCAAGAAAAAGAATTGATGTCCAATTGGCCGGGACGGATGAAAAGCGAAGGGCTTGAGACCGTTTGGATTCAGCTTTGTACAGATAGTTCGGTTGATATTCATGTTCGATACTATCGAAGGTCCTGTGACCGCCGAAAAGGAAAAAGATATAAAGGTGCATACGCTGGCTTAATCCTTCTTGGAATCCATGATCGCTGCTCGCCTGCTTTGGCTTCTATGGTGAGTTCTTGGTCAGCCTTATTAAGTTCTTTTGAAGAAGTCCGTCAAGTGCTTTGTGACCGTGGGATGACGTTGGGTATAAAGGTCATCCGTAAACTGACCTATCGGTACGCAGAGCGGGCTCGAGCCGAACAACAAGCGGGCCGAATCCCATTAAATGATAGAGATTTACTTGAAGGGCGGCGAGTCGTTATCAGCACTGATGGTGGCCGCACTCGGCTCAGAGAGAAGAAAAGGGGACCAAAAACCCAAAAGGATAGAACCCGATTTCGTGGGGCATGGCGAGAACCCAAGCTTTTGATCATTTATGTAGTGGACGCCCATGGAAAACAAGAAAAAAGCTTTTCACCATTTATTGATGGCTGTTTCAATGGACCGGATGGTGTATTCCACTTGTTAAAGGGTTATTTGAACTCCCTTCATATTCAGAACTCAGACAAAATACTGTTTGTTGCAGATGGGGCACATTGGATTTGGAATCGAATCCCCGGACTGCTAAAAGCATTGGGTTTGGCTCCTGAGCGTGTGTATGAACTTCTCGATTTCTACCATGCAGTTGAGCATCTGGGTACAGTAGCAGGCTTAAGGAAGACCTGGTCATCCAAGGAACGCAAACGCTGGGTATCGAAGCAGCGAGGTCTTCTGCTGAAGGGAAAGGCGATTGAGGTGGTACAGGCCGTCCAGAAGCTTTGTAGAGGCAGAAACAGTAAGGCTATCAAGACGGAACGGGATTATTTTGTGCGCAATGAACTGAGGCTTAATTTCTCAACTGTAAAAGCGTTGAACTTACCTATTGGCAGCGGTGCTATTGAAAGTTCGATTCGGAGAGTCGTGAATTTACGTCTTAAAGGTCCATGCATCTTTTGGTATCGGGAGAATGCAGAAAAAATGATTATGCTGCGATCATTTTATAAAGCAGGGCGTTGGAACTGCCTGAAGCAGATGGCAAACATGCACAATCCAGTGCCAGCGGTATAACCGGGAAAATGGGAATGCGCCCCTATAACCTTGATCGGAAATTGGACAGGCCCGGGAAGATACAGGCCATTATTGAATGGGGTATTAATGCTACCTCATTATTAACTGAGGATATATATAAAAAAGGAGTGACAAAAGTTGAGAAACCCAAACGAATTCAGAATTTGATACTCAAAGATCTCAACATTGATTTGCCTAAAATGGGAAGATCTTTGGAAGAAAGGGTATGTATCCTACTTGATTTTTTGAGGAACCAAGAAAAGGAAGATACCACATCATTATCAAAAGACGGTTTGTCAAAATTACTCTCCTTGCTCATTGAATTTAAGCCGGATTTGAATCAAGTTGTTAAGTTGGAATTTGAGATTCAAAATGAGGATGTCATGCATGCCGGGTTGCTAAATGACTATAATATCGGGCCAAGAGATTTATTGTATTTGATTCCAAAAAAGGATCTGATTGAATTTTGTAAAAAGAATCAAATAAATTCTCGTGGGAATCTTATTCGCAATATCATAAGCAGCTTTAGAAATATCCAGGACTTATACTTTGATAATTATGTTGAGATTGGATGCCGAGACCTTAATACCTTAAAAGACAGAGGGCTGGAAATAAGAGAAAGTGAACTCGGCCTGCTGTATGAAAAAGTTACAAAGGATATTCTTAAGAAGCTTGGGTTTAATGTTGATGAAGCATTAAAAAAGAAATTAAATACTGCCCGATCAAAGATGGATATCCTTATTAATATAGGGAATCAGGATGTTATCATTGTTGAATGTAAAACGATCAAAGACAAAGACTACAATAAATATACAGCAGTTTCCAGGCAATTAAAATCCTATGAAAGCAATTGTAAGAAAAATGGCTATCATGTAAATCAGGTGGTTATTGTGGCCAGTGATTTTACTGAGGATTTTATCAGTGAATGTGAGTATGATTTGGACTTGAGCATTTCATTGATTTCATCTGTTGATTTGATAAAAATTTATGAAGGCTTGAAAGAGTCCAAGTACGACCAACTGCCGGTAAGGCTGTTGTTAAAAGACGGTGTGCTGAGCGGGGATAGAATTGTAAAGGCCTTGAATCGGTAAGATAAACCTTTGTTAATTTTCCCGGGTGTTCAACTGCCGGTAAAAGGCCTGCTCAATGGCCTTGACCTGGTTGAGACGGTCTTGGGTGAGAAAAATTTTAAACAGCGGATCAGTGGCGGTATAGTCTTGTTCAAGCAGCTTTTGTTCAAGAATGGAAAGCACCTGGATGGAGACATCGCAGGCAGGGTAGCCTTTGTCATCTAGGTGGATGTACTTGTCCTGGTGAATTTGGACAATATTATTGATGTCCACCAGCTTGACATTGCCGGCCGGCGTGAGAATCAGATTGCCCATCCCGGCAAGGTCCGGGATATAGCCGGTCTGGTCCATGAGGTTGCGGACCCTCCTGACAAAGGCGGCCATATTTTTAAAGGCCTTTTGGGCCCGGATATCTTTGGGCGTATCGTGGGCCATGGCAGAGAGCAGGGCCAGGACGTTTTCTCTGCCTGAAAGCCGCCAGGGGTCCAGAATCTCTCCGTCCACATATTCCTGAAGGCCGCAGAGCAGGATTTTTCCGGTATCATTCTGCCCGTAATCGGCAATGAACTCTTCGGATCTTGCAATGAATTTGGGCCCGATATATTCCACAAGGGTATTATACCGTTTGATCTCAAGGAAAATTTCCTCCTGGGTTTTAAACCGGTGTCTGAAGATCCTGAACATTTTTACGGGCCTGGCCCTTGGAAAGACACGGATGCCGTCCTGGACAACACCTGAGCTCTCTTTTTCCACATCAGAGGCCAACACCACCTCAAAAATATGGGATCTTAATCCGGACCTGTAAAATTTACGGAATACATACAGGTCTGAATTCCGGATAAAGTTGAGTTTTTTGACTTCGCTTCCGGATAAATGGGCCTGATTTCTGATGTCTTTCATGGCTTAGCTCTACCAGAGAATGCAAATTTCCTCCAGTTGTTCTTTAACGAATGTGACCGGGCCAAAAAAGAATAGGGTGAAAACCGCCCTGAAACCGGGTGGCAAAAGACGTCATTTGGGGGTATGATAAATTCAATTTCACCACAGGAGCAAAGGAGGATTATGGAAAAGAGCGAAATCGCCCGGAACGTTGCTGGTTGTGCCATGGTTTTGAAATTTTTCTTCCGGGCAAAAGGGCCTGACCCTCTGGCTTGGCCCAGGGCGTCTTAATATGCGTATTTGGGATATTGATCCGGGATTTTTAAATGCCCCGAGCCTTTTGGGAGAACACCGGGAACTCCACGGCCTTTTTTCCATCCACATGAATCATAAAAAAGGCTACTCCCGGCACCCGGAGACCTTGAGGTGGAAAACCGCGCTCACAGGGCTGTTCCAGCGCCACGAAATTCTGGTCCGGGAGATGCAGCTGCGCGGGATGAATCATAAAAGCCCCCTGGAAAAACCTGGAGGAACCCTGGTCTGGCCGGAATCGTGGATTGATCTTCCCCATGTGCAGTTTGGCCTGCTCAGGGCCAAGTATGAGGGAAAGCCCCATGGCCGGATTCCCCTGCCGGATAACTGCCAAAATCTCTGGGCATTTCACAAATATTCGGTCATGGCCCGGGACCCTGGGCTCTATAAACAGATCGGGCCGGCGGTTGCCCGAAACAATATCAGGTTTGACGATCTTGCCCTGTTGGTCACAGGCCTGCTGAGACAGCCCCCTGCCGTGGGGCGGATGAGAAACGTGCTGGATCATATGTGGGGATATGTCTCGGGATTCAGCCGGCTTTGGCCTGAAACTCTTGATTTGGCAGCTCAGTTCAAAGAAATTCAGGTGCTGAGCCTGGATTATGATATTACCTATTTAATAGCGTCTACGGCATTGTCAGAGATAGGGGCCTGGATTTAATTTTGCCGGATTATCTCCCCCGGCCTGAACGGGACTGCCCAAACAGGGATTTGAATTCTGCCTGCCTGCCTTGACAATTTCATTTTTGCTACAATTATTATTTGGAAACTATTATTTATAATTGTAAAAAAAATATAAAAACAGGAGTTACAATGGGAGCAAAAAAGACACGTAAATTTAAAACCGAAGTCCAGCAGCTGCTGCACCTGATCATCCATTCCCTTTATTCAAACAAGGAAATTTTTGTGCGGGAGCTGATTTCAAACGCCTCTGATGCCATTGACAAGGCAAGGTTCAAGGAACAAACCGAACCTGATCTCTTTGCCGAAGATACTGATTTTCATATCCGTCTGTCCGCAGACAAAGAGGCCAAGACCTTTACCGTTTCAGACAACGGCATCGGCATGACTTTTGACGAGGTCAACGACAACATCGGTACAATTGCCCAGTCCGGCACGGCAGCCTTTATGGAAGCCTTGGAAAAATCTAAAAATGAGACAGGCCTTTCCCCTGAACTCATCGGCCAGTTTGGGGTGGGATTTTATTCCGCCTTTATCGTGGCGGACAAGGTCCGTCTGGATACACGGGCACCGGGAGAGGAAAAAGGCACACGCTGGGAATCTGACGGCCAGGGATCCTATACCCTGGAAGAGATTGAAAAACCGGGACGGGGTACTGAAATCACCCTGTTTCTCAAGGATCCTGAAGAGGGTGACCAGGATTTTACCGAAGAGTATACCATCCAGAATATCGTGAAAAAGCATTCTGACTTTGTCACCTATCCTGTGATCATGAACCTGGAAAAGAGCGAGCCCATCCCTGAAAATGAAATCGTCAAGGACTCAGAGGGCAAACCCATTGGGGATACCTATAAAAAGGTCAGGTCCGATGAAACCCTTAACTCCATGAAAGCCATCTGGGCCAAGGCAAAAGACGAGGTCACAGAGGATGAGCACAAGGAGTTTTACAAGCATATTTCCCACAATTGGGATGACCCCTGCGAGACCATTCACAAAAAATTTGAAGGGGTGACCGAGTATGATGTACTCATGTACCTGCCGGCCAAAGCCCCCATGGATCTGTTCCGTCCCGAGCGCAAACACGGGATGCAGCTTTACTGCAAACGGGTCTTTATCATGGACGACTGCAAGGAACTGCTGCCCGAGTACCTGGGATTTGTCCAGGGCATCGTGGACGCTCCGGACCTCAACCTTAACGTGAGCCGTGAAATTCTACAAGAAGACCGGCTGGTGAGAAACATCCGCAAAAACCTGACCAAGCAGATTTTTTCCACCCTGGAATCCATGGACAAGGAAAAATACGAAGAGTTCTACGGTGAATTCGGCCAGGCCCTGAAAGCAGGGATTCCGACGGACTTTGCCAACAAGGAACGTCTGGCCGCCCTGTTGCGGTACAAGACCACCAAGTCCGGCGAAGAGTATGTCACTTTGGATCAGTACATTGAGAACATGAAAGAGGATCAAAAAGAAATTTATTTTCTCACCGGAGAAAGCCTGACCTCCCTTGCCAACTCTCCTCTGCTCGAAGCCCTCAAGGCCAAGGATTACGAAGTGCTGCTCATGGTGGATCCCATTGATGAGTGGGTGACCCAGTCCTTGCCCGAGTACAAGGAAACCAAACTCAAGAGTGCTGAAAAAGGGGACCTGGATTTAGACAAGGTCGATGATGAAAAGAAAAATGAATATTCTGCCCTGCTCTCCTTTTTAAAAGGCAAGCTTGAAGCAAAGGTCAAGGATGTTGTGGTTTCCAACCGCCTCAAAGACTCTGTCTCCTGCCTTTCCGGCGATGACTGGGGCATGAGCGCCTATATGGAAAAGATCATGAAAGCCTCTGGCCAGCAGACCCCGGACCAGAAGCGGGTGATGGAGATCAATGTCAACCACCCGGTCATGGAAAAGATCAAGGCATTGTTCGAGTCTGATACCACCAACCCCACACTTACGGATTATTCAGACCTGCTCTATGATATTGCCGTGATTTCAGAAGGTGGAAAACTGGACAACCCCGCCCGGTTCTCAGGACTTTTAGGGGATCTCATGGCCAAGGCCATATGATTGTTTATCTTGAAACCCTCGGCTGTTCACGCAATCAGGTGGACAGCGAGATCATGCTGGGCAAGCTTATTGCGGCCGGACACGAGACCACCTCGGATCCGGCCGCAGCCCAGGTGATTATTGTGAATACCTGCGGATTTATTTCAACCGCCTCTGATGAGGCGGTTGAAGTGATTCTGGAGATGGGGGCGTATAAAAAGACCGGGGCCTGTGAACGCCTGATCGCCACCGGCTGCCTGGCCCAGCGGTACAAGGATGATCCGGATCTGGTCAATAGCCTGCCCGAGGTGGATGCCTTTTTGGGCACGGCGGCCTGCGATCAGATCACGGCTGCTGTGGAAGGAAAAGACGCCACTCCCCTGGCCCTGTTTCCCGATCCCAACCTGAGAGGGTTCCAGGCTCCGGAAGATTCAAGGGCGCTTCTCTCCCAGGGCTTTGCCTATATTAAAGTCTCAGAAGGGTGCAACCGCCACTGCACCTATTGTATTATTCCCTCCCTTCGGGGAAAACAGCGGTCCCGGCCGGTGGAAGATATTTGCGCCGAAGCCGTTGATTTGGTGTCAAAGGGGGTCAAAGAGATCATCCTGACTGCCGAGAACACCACGGATTACGGCCAGGACCTGGAAAACCGGGAAGTCGGATTTCATACGGTATTGGCACAGCTTTCAGCGGCGGTAAAAAGAGCGGATCCCCATGCCTGGATCCGGTTTTTATACACCCATCCGTCCACCTTGGATGAACGCATCATCAAGACCGTCCGCGACCATTCAAATATCTGTTCCTATTATGATGTGCCTGTCCAGCATGCAGCCTCGTCTGTGCTCCGGCGCATGGGACGACCCTATACCCGGGAAAATCTCATGGACCTGTTCAGGTCCATCAGGCTAAATGACCCGGATGCCAGCCTGAGAACCACCATCATCGTGGGATTCCCCGGGGAGACCGACCAGGAGTTTGAAATTTTGATGGATTTTATCAAAGAGGTGAAGTTTGATCATTTGGGGGTATTTACCTATTCAGACTCCCAGGATCTTTCATCCCACCTATTAAAGGATCATATTGACCCGGAGATTGCCGAACAGCGCCAGGATACCCTTATGGTGGCCCAGGCCAAGATTTCCGAGTCCTTGAACCAGCGCCATGTGGGGCAAACCTATCCTGTGCTGGTCGAGGAAAGCCCCGAACCCGGGGTCTATATCGGCAGAACCCAGTTCCAGGCCCCGGAGGTGGACGGGATGACATTTATTTATTCAGATGGCCTGGACATGGCCACCCTTGTTCAGGTAAGAATAACAGATGCATTTGAATATGATATTGCCGGGGAGAGGGCATGAGTGTTGATATAAAATCAGAGATTCTACAGCTTGCAGCCCAGGACCTTGAACAGGTGGAAACAGCCCTTGAAAAGAACCTGGCCCCCAACCTTGATCTGGTCAAAACAATTGCCTCCCATCTGCTCTTTGCAGGCGGGAAAAGGCTCCGTCCCCTGCTCATGATCCATTCGGCAAGGCTTTGCGGGTATGAGACCGGATTTGAAATCTTGTTTTCCACCATTTTTGAATACCTCCATGCCGCCACCCTGCTCCACGACGATGTGGTGGACGGGGCAGACAAACGAAGGGGTAAAAAAGCGGCCCACACCCTTTGGGATGCTCCCAAGGTGGTGCTGACCGGGGATTTTCTCTTGGCCCAGGCCCTGGACATTGCCGCCCAGACCCAGTCTCCCCGAGTGATTTCCGTGATTGCCCATATCACCCAGGCCATGTCCCAGGGCGAGATTGTCCAGATGGAGAAAAAGGGGGATCCAAATCTTTTAGAACAAGAATACAACCAGATCATTGAGCGCAAAACAGCCGTGCTCATCCAGGGGGCCTGCCAGACCGGGGCCATTGTGGCCCAGGCCGCACCTGAAAAGGAGGCGGCCCTTAAAGCCTATGGATATCACATGGGCATGGCCTTTCAAATGGCAGATGATCTCCTTGATTATACGGCCACGGCCGAGGACCTGGGGAAAAATCCCGGCGCGGATCTGCGGGAGGGCAAGCTGACCCTGCCCCTGATCTACAGCCTGGCAAAGGCAGAAGACCCGGATAGAGATTTCATCCTGGCCTGTCTGGCAGATACAGGGTTTGAACCTGGACAATTTAAGGGGCTTAAACAGCGGCTTGAAGATCTTGGCGGGATTTCCTATACCCGGGACCAGGCCATTTTCCATGTGGAAAAAGCCAAGGCCGGTTTGGAGATGTTTGACTCGTCTCCGTCAAAGCAGCTGCTGACCCTGATTGCAGACTATTCCATCCAAAGAAAGGTGTGACCATGAATTTTAAACGTTCAGCAGGCATATTTTCGGCCTGGCTGGTTCTTTTTATCTTGCCTTCAATGACCCTGGCAGGCCAGAGCGCCAAGGTCCTCACCCATGTGACCACAGGAGAGCAGACCATCGAGGGCCAGGATTTATCCGGAGCCAAAAAAATGGCCGTGCGCAAGGCCCTGGAAGGGGCGGTTCAAAATGCCTTTGCCTCGTTGGTTTCCCGCCAGGTCTTTGCATCCAATCTTGAGTTTCTCTATGACAGGCTTTTGCCCGGAACCGAAGATTTTGTCATCATCTACAGGGTGTTGGACGGTATCCAGCGCAAGAATAATTACCTTGTGGGCGTGGAGTCCAAGATTGATCTTGCCCGGGTGGAAAAATATCTTCAAAACGCCCGGATTCTAAAAAAAGGGGGCAATAATCCAGTGGTGCTCATGCTGGTGGCCGAACAGACCCCGGATACCATTTTACCCCGGTATTGGTGGGGGAAGAATCCCCAGGCCTATACCTCCCTTGCAGAACCCGTGCTCAAGGCCCAGATGGGTGAGAACCGGATTTTGTTTGCCCATTCAGGTACGGATTATCCGGATCCCTCTTTTTATTCCATCCAGTTTTCCTCCATTTATGATACCCGGGCCGCCATGGATCTGGGTCAAGCCATGAAGGCGGACATGGTGGTTCTGGGCAAGGCCAAAGCCTTTGAATCCTTTAACCGGATGGGGGATGAAAAAGCCTTTGATGCCATGATTGATTTAAAGGTTTATGATCTGGCATCCCAAACCCTGGTGGTCCAGACCGATGCCCAGGCCACTGCCACAAGCCAGACCCAAACCCAGGGTTCCACCCAGGCCCTGACAGAGGCGGCCCAGACTGCGGGCCAGGAGCTGGGCCAGAAGATCGAAGCCTTCTGGAGCCAGACCCTGAGAAAGGAAAATCGGTTTGACCTGGTTGTTGAGGGGAATAATTTTCTGACCCGGTTTATTTCTTTGAAAAAAAGATTTCAGGATATCCGGGACATTGAAAATATGCAGCCCAAGGAAATCGGCACCTCCCACGCTGTTCTGGAAATCCTGTACAAGGGTAGCCCCAAGCAGTTTGCAGATGCGGTCCTTCTCAAAACCTTTGAGGGGTTCGGCCTTGAGATTGTCGAGGTTACCCCGGACCAGGTGAAAATCAGGTTTGTTGAAAATCAGGCGGCCGTGGAGGTCCAGGAAACCGGGCCTGAAATGATTTTGGAAAAAACAAAAGAATAATCCCGGGTTTTTCTTGACATAAAACAAGGGGTCTGATAAAAAAACTCGATGTTTAAAGGCGCGTAACTCAGTTGGTAGAGTGCTACCTCGACACGGTAGAAGTCAGCAGTTCAAGTCTGCTCGTGCCTACCAGTAAATTCAAGCACTTATGGAATTATCTGTAAGTGCTTTTTTTATTTTTTGTACCAATTCATACCAGATCGATTAAAATATCTGTGATATTTAGTATGTTGCTGAATAATGCTTCCGCTGGCGCTGAGGCAGATCCGGGAACCGAAACCGTGACACAGAATTCTGAACATTCCCTGTTCGGGTTGTTGGCTA
It encodes:
- a CDS encoding polyprenyl synthetase family protein, translated to MSVDIKSEILQLAAQDLEQVETALEKNLAPNLDLVKTIASHLLFAGGKRLRPLLMIHSARLCGYETGFEILFSTIFEYLHAATLLHDDVVDGADKRRGKKAAHTLWDAPKVVLTGDFLLAQALDIAAQTQSPRVISVIAHITQAMSQGEIVQMEKKGDPNLLEQEYNQIIERKTAVLIQGACQTGAIVAQAAPEKEAALKAYGYHMGMAFQMADDLLDYTATAEDLGKNPGADLREGKLTLPLIYSLAKAEDPDRDFILACLADTGFEPGQFKGLKQRLEDLGGISYTRDQAIFHVEKAKAGLEMFDSSPSKQLLTLIADYSIQRKV
- a CDS encoding CoA pyrophosphatase, producing MDQARCTKQIQSAIETADHPLPPDPELYQPTSVMALFLFNSDPSLLFIQKADTQGYPWRNQMAFPGGHVDKKDASPKATALRELNEEMGIIADNVAVTGSIGHFQTLNNKDIQAFTGIWNQKDQICFDREEISRVFKIPFALLETIHKEKGYAGRQPSIMKLTYPYEDVVIWGVTAKILHHLIEVVQGFRG
- the rimO gene encoding 30S ribosomal protein S12 methylthiotransferase RimO produces the protein MIVYLETLGCSRNQVDSEIMLGKLIAAGHETTSDPAAAQVIIVNTCGFISTASDEAVEVILEMGAYKKTGACERLIATGCLAQRYKDDPDLVNSLPEVDAFLGTAACDQITAAVEGKDATPLALFPDPNLRGFQAPEDSRALLSQGFAYIKVSEGCNRHCTYCIIPSLRGKQRSRPVEDICAEAVDLVSKGVKEIILTAENTTDYGQDLENREVGFHTVLAQLSAAVKRADPHAWIRFLYTHPSTLDERIIKTVRDHSNICSYYDVPVQHAASSVLRRMGRPYTRENLMDLFRSIRLNDPDASLRTTIIVGFPGETDQEFEILMDFIKEVKFDHLGVFTYSDSQDLSSHLLKDHIDPEIAEQRQDTLMVAQAKISESLNQRHVGQTYPVLVEESPEPGVYIGRTQFQAPEVDGMTFIYSDGLDMATLVQVRITDAFEYDIAGERA
- the htpG gene encoding molecular chaperone HtpG, with the protein product MGAKKTRKFKTEVQQLLHLIIHSLYSNKEIFVRELISNASDAIDKARFKEQTEPDLFAEDTDFHIRLSADKEAKTFTVSDNGIGMTFDEVNDNIGTIAQSGTAAFMEALEKSKNETGLSPELIGQFGVGFYSAFIVADKVRLDTRAPGEEKGTRWESDGQGSYTLEEIEKPGRGTEITLFLKDPEEGDQDFTEEYTIQNIVKKHSDFVTYPVIMNLEKSEPIPENEIVKDSEGKPIGDTYKKVRSDETLNSMKAIWAKAKDEVTEDEHKEFYKHISHNWDDPCETIHKKFEGVTEYDVLMYLPAKAPMDLFRPERKHGMQLYCKRVFIMDDCKELLPEYLGFVQGIVDAPDLNLNVSREILQEDRLVRNIRKNLTKQIFSTLESMDKEKYEEFYGEFGQALKAGIPTDFANKERLAALLRYKTTKSGEEYVTLDQYIENMKEDQKEIYFLTGESLTSLANSPLLEALKAKDYEVLLMVDPIDEWVTQSLPEYKETKLKSAEKGDLDLDKVDDEKKNEYSALLSFLKGKLEAKVKDVVVSNRLKDSVSCLSGDDWGMSAYMEKIMKASGQQTPDQKRVMEINVNHPVMEKIKALFESDTTNPTLTDYSDLLYDIAVISEGGKLDNPARFSGLLGDLMAKAI
- a CDS encoding DUF1722 domain-containing protein: MRIWDIDPGFLNAPSLLGEHRELHGLFSIHMNHKKGYSRHPETLRWKTALTGLFQRHEILVREMQLRGMNHKSPLEKPGGTLVWPESWIDLPHVQFGLLRAKYEGKPHGRIPLPDNCQNLWAFHKYSVMARDPGLYKQIGPAVARNNIRFDDLALLVTGLLRQPPAVGRMRNVLDHMWGYVSGFSRLWPETLDLAAQFKEIQVLSLDYDITYLIASTALSEIGAWI